AGTTGTGCGGGAGTAGTCATCAATAAATGTGACAAAATATCAAAAGTGATTGTATAAAGTAATGGGGGCAGGTCCCCAAATGTCAGAGTGAATTAGGTCAAACATATTGTCAGAGATAGTAGAAGATACAGGAAAAGGTAATCTAGTATGCTTAGTAAATTTGCAAATGTCACAACAACTAGAATTCATATTTAGACAAAAAAGTTGGTTTAAGACTCTATCAGACAGATGCCCAAACCGCCGATGGATCAATATTTCTTGAGTGATAGGATTGGTCGAGACAAAACACTGGTTGGTGGAGTCTGTGAGATAATATAGGCCATTTTCAAAATGACCCTCACCAATCATCTTCCATGTGGTGCGATCCTGAAACAATACTGCAGTTGGTGAGAATATAACATTACAATTTAGAGTCCTAGTTATCTTACCAACAGATAATAAGTTAGTTTTAAAGTCCGGTAAGAAAAGGATATCATGAATATTATTATGCAATAAATTTGAGGAGCCAAAACCAGAGATTTTAGCCTGATCTCTATTGGCAACGACACATGTTGGGAATTAGTAGGGAAAAAATTTCGCAATTTTATTGGATCCCATGTCATGTGATACATTGCTCCAGAGTCGATGATCCAATTTTGTGAGGCATTTAAGgaatttacataatttttagataCCAAACTTGACCCACGGGGTTGCTGGAGTTGAATAATTGACTAAAGTTTAGAAATCAGGTGAGAAAGTTGTGATTTTTTTGTTGGATCCGGGTCAGCCCAGTTGAAGGAATCGGGTCAGGTCGGGTCACTAGAGCCGAGTCTGGTCAAATTAAAAGAGTCTGACTTGTTACTTACCTCCCGACCCGATTCAGACGCCTCATCATAACCCTTAGGGTTAGATGAGTTAACAACTCCCAAGCCGCCAAATCTCTTTCTCCCTTCTTTCTCTTGTCTTCCACTTCTCCCCCTCTTATCCCTGCTAAGATTCGGTCGCAGATGCGGATGGAGATGGCAGCAGCGATCCTGAGAGTGCTCCTAGTTCATGCAGTGGTCGCACCTCTCGATGCTGGCAGGTGCTCCTCTCGCTCGGGCCATCTCGCGAGGGTATGAGAGGTTGGAGATGTAGGCCTTTTTTGTGTTGTCGAAACTGTTAGTTGTACCCATAGTTGTGCGTCTAGTCTCCTCCTGTTGGATGATGGCTATGACGGCGTCGATTTTGGGGAGGTTGCTTGACAATAGAATCTGCCTCTTTTGGGTCTGTTATTGGTAGGAGGTAACTTTGGAGTTCTTCCCACCAAGTCAGTACCTCAGTCGCATAACTCGTGCTTGTCCGAGTCCCTTATTTAATCTGTGCCAATTCTTGcttcaaattgaaaatatgaGCATAATTTTGCTCATGACCATAcagatttttcattttattccaGATGGCCTGTGATGATGCTAGTAACATGTAGAGTCTGGCAATCTGAGGCTCCATAGTGTTTGTGAGTAGTGACATGACCATATGGTCAGTCGTCTGCCACTCCTCTATTGCTTccacttctttttttgttggtTGATTAGGGTTGATTGATTGTGGCTTGCTTTGGGTTCTTGtgataaaccctaatttttttctacCACTCAGACTGATATAAACTGACCTCGactattcaaaataattttgattgcCTTTTAGCACAGTGTTGGTTAATTTTGTGATATCACTATGAGACATGGTAAGAaagatttttttgtttgtgtTTGTGGTTTGGTTTAGATTGGTAGGGGATGACAGGATCAAGCCTACTGTGATACCATGTGAAAAATGTAATTGGAAGTTTTATTAATCTGTGATAATTTACAAGTTGAGATTCTGACATTATATGACTATGAATGTTCTGTTATATACAAGTTTTAAGTATAACGGTCCTTTTGCGATCAGTAGCTTCCCTATGCTCTATGCCAACGTCCCTTTCTAGCTTGAGAAAGGTAGAAGCgacctttctttcttctttttccctgATTTAAGGCCTATGATGATCTGTACTGAGGCCTTGATCTTTAACTGTTGGTCCTTATTGACTTGTTTCTGTTTTAGTTCCTCAACAATTTCCCCTACTAAGTTGTTGTTATCCAAATAGATTGTTACTAGGTTAGAACAACCTGATATGCTGGCAGGAATTTTACCACTAATCGAGTTGTTGAACAGAGATAACGTTTGCATTCTATGCAAATGTCTAATCTCAGGAGGAATCCCATGGCGGAAGCCATTGTTTTCCAAGTAAAATACCCTTAGAAAACTCAAGTTGCCAATATATGGTGATATGGAACCTAAAAGTTTAAATGACCATAGGTCCAATACTGTCACTCTCTGGTGTCTACGCCCACATGTGATGACGTACCACTGGCATAAGTGAAGAGAGCTATTCCATGAACTCATAATACCAGCAGGGTCATTAGTTATTTTGGACTTGATTTCTAACAAAGCTAGTCGATCTGTCTCATTATTCCTGAGGATGGCAGAGGCCAGCAAGCTAAAGCACAAGAAATGGAAAAAGGCAATAAGGAGTCCGAAGGATGGcaaaaatattagcaaactTCTGTTAGAAAATCCCATTTGTGCAGTTGACAAACTTTCTAAGGGTAGCTCGAGATTACAGGTTACTATTAGTACTCGAGTGGTCGTCTTTGCAGTAGAAAGTTAGATGACAACGTCACAAATGGATAATAGTGTTAAAGTCCTCAATACCCTTacccaattaataataataaaattaatttcgaGTGGCTATCCGCTAAAATTAGTCagttttctaaaagaaaaattcaaatgaaaacataaaaatgcTTAGTTGTGCTATTtctcaaaaactaaaatataatttttttttaatgttttctcaattataaaataattatataatataaaccaAACACAAACTTTATCATAAATCAATAagttattgaatagaaatcaaTTAGGAACATAAATATGTTATCATAtcctaataaatttaaattagagtctaaaataatagaaagaatgaaaaaaataattatattattatattcttgtTTTAAATAAACCAAGCATAAACCTAATAACAACCACACATAAATTTAGCAAAAACCAATCAgacacaaagaaaaaaatcaattagaaaCCATTTAACTTGTTACCATATaatgttttaataaatttgaattagaGTCTGATAGTGTGCATTTTATGCatactaattatcatattttcttagttattattaagtatttatgcttaattttgGATCTTAAAtgtgattattgatttttatattagagAGAACGTATTGATGCAACATGAAGCCAAAAGGATGATATTTGATGAGTTTTCATAAAGATTGATGCTTTGGAGAGTTTTGGATAAAATGGAGAAAAGATGGCAGAAGATCTTTTTAGTTAGAGCGTGCTCACTACGTATTCCAGAAATCTGAATTTGTGGAAAGAGGCTTAAAGTGATATTATTTTCCATGTGGCTTTTTAATTCGTTTTTGGgagtatttatttactaaaaactCCTTAGTACTTAAGGTTATTTTAGGaatgaatgattctttttttagacataacttatattatttcttattggGCAAGTTTTtccatttgaaaaaaaaaacttaggAGATATATCAgttttttttagggttagagaGTGAAAAGGGAGGCTGCAGacaattttcttcttcctctcatCTATTGTTTTAGCTTTCttctttgctttatttttttttataacaattataTGTGGCTgaactcttttctttccaacTCAAGGTTAATTAAGATTTGAATTCATATGGGTTGTGAGATTTAATTGtgcttcattattttctcaaatttattaatattcatgtatCTTCTATGTCTATTAGGAATTATATTTTGTTGGTTGTATAAAAAGGCCTATTACCCAATTATCAATATAGTCTAtgccaaattagaatattaaatccgtaattgtttaattattctaatgatTAGTGGTAGAATAACATACCCATGTTATGTGGATACATGATCTAGTCTAAATGAATTCATCTTATGTATTTGTTGACTAGAATTGGATTTCTCTAGATTGCATTGCTATtggtaaattaaatattagaagcttttctagggttgtttatttaataagagaattaaTCAAATAGCTTCCCttgattaatgaaaatttaaggAGAAATTAGGTTGTTAGAGCTTCTCAACAACTATAACCAATTTATTAATGGATTTGGAAATTATATTTGCATCAATGATCAATTCAACGAATTAAAACTGAGATTATACCTTGGGTtggagttttctcatattgatttatcttctcaaatttcattattgcttctaattgattttagtttaaattgttttgattccaaatttaaaatcccccctaattttatttgaattttgttaaagaaataaatcttaCCAATCTCTGTGGATTCGACCCTACTTGTCACTATTTacaagttgtttttatttaaagagtaggaatttatttttgttggattTGACACCCACTAGAGTCTAAGATAATAGAAATAATGAAGAGCTATAGTATTTTGAGTAATATTCATATGATTGTTGATGTTTTTTCTTAAGTAAATTCAGTCAAATGACTTAATTGATAACTAACATTCTTAATttagtctttaaatttattattaagtatcaATTTCATCTAgccttaaatttttattaattcattttatttttaaaatgatttaatttagtttctaGAAGAAATAGTTAAAACTTATACTTTTAGGTTccctaatttaatttcaataaacAGAAATCAAATCTACTCAAACCAACGCTACTAGTGATGCAGATCGAGCCAACtgaaaaaagtaaatttatttttattgaggagttaaaagttattaaattttagaataattgaatcttagtttttaaaaaaaaatgattaaattaatatttttaactctATTTACTATACAAAACTCTATAAGCTTTAATTCGGTGTTTAAGAAAAGATTTTACTCTCTATTTCccatttcattatttaatttattttctttttctcattttattttttataattacttcCTCATATTTTCTTAGTGAAAAAAAcattcaattaaataacaaaatattgatcactataaaaattaaactactCCACTCTATAAAATGACAAACCAAACAACGTCGCTCGATATCAACATCTCTCGGCCTCTGTCACTAGCAGTGTTGGTTTGGGTagatttgatttcttttttttgtaattaaatcagagaatctaaaaatataagttttaattatttcttctataaactaaaactaaatcattttaaaaataaaattaattgataaaaattaaagtttggATGAAACTGATACTTAATAATAGgactaaataaaagttttagttatcaattaagTCCTTTGACTGAATTgaccaacaaaagaaaaaaaagatggaGGGATATAATAGTTGACAGAAACAAACGTTAAGGGGTAATTACTTCACTTTCGAAAATGTAGGGTTGGACTTGTAAATTATGGCAATCTTCAAGGGGGTAATAGTAATTTTTCCTTACATATATTGGATTATGTTCGTTGTAATAATTTAAGTTTGCTTCATTGGCAATAGGATTATGCTTAAATCTGAAGTTTGGCAAAGATAAGGAAGCTTAATTATGACTTAAATCAGATCAGATGATTTGCAAAGTAGTACACAATAAACTTTTGAAGCTATGCACTTCAGATTAGCTGCAAAATAATTAAGTCACAGACatatttcaaaacaaaaatgctggtgtgaaattttatttcaatttatacaCTAAAATCATCATATGACCAATAAGGTAAAACACTAGAAGAAAAACATCAGACAGATAAATGCtagggaaaagaaaattctcaACGATCATCTTATGCTTCTTATCCACCAGCATTTCACAACCGACCCGTCAATCTTGTGCACCTGACCTGAGATGAAGAAAGAGAATAATCAAAGTTTTTTATGCATTATCTATGCCTTACTAGAATTTGATTCTATAATCAGAATAAATTGTTCCTCTGTGTAAGagcaattttattaattagaatcTTAACATACAGCATTATTATTTATACCTACTGCAGGGTTCTTGAATCCTCTCTCTGTCTGGGTAATCGCGTACCCAGAAATCTGTTTCTGACAGAAGATAGTTGAGCAAGAACATCACTGATATTCATGCGCTCTTGTGGTGATTCTGCAGAACAGGATATTCCAATTTCAAATATTGGGGTTAAGCACTCGATAAGTTTGTCTTTTCTCCTGTTCCTCATGTCTCGCTGATGATTCGATGTTGCATCTTCACTGAGCTGCACTCGAAGCATGCAGGGATCTATAATCTTTGTCACTTGTTCAGGCAACGCTCCCTTGACAAAATTGTGAAGGCTTAATCCCTCTGTAAACATGTCGTGAGTAGGCCTTTTTCCTGTGAACATCTCCAGCAAGAGGATGCCAAAGCTGAATATGTCACCGGACGTTGATATGTTGCTTCCCAAGCCATACTCTGGAAAACACACATCACAATATCGTTAAGTGGATTTTTTGCTTagttaattatcaaatataactAATTCCTACAGAAAAATAGAGGGGGAAAACTAGGAATCATAGACTTCTACAGTAAGTTATCTTGACACTAAGCGTGAGCGGAAGAGAGGCTGGATTCTTTCCTGTTGTCTCAATCCATTTCTGACTGCTATAACTACTGATATGTGTCGCTTGtcatataatcaaataaataaattatactatgACTTACTACATGTGCATgttcataatttaaattttaatggtGTCATAGagagtgtatatatatagttacCTGGAGGACAATAGCCAATAGTTCCTCTGGCTCCAACAGAGTTGGATTGATTTGTGCAAAAGTCGATGTTTCCATCCTGAAGGAACTTGACTAATCCAAAATCACTTACATGTCCACTCATCTCTTTGTCAAGAAGAAGATTACTCGGTTTCGGATCACAATGAACAATTGTTGTTCCAGAATGACAATGAAGATACTCTAGTGCACATGCAACATCAATGGCAATATTTAATCTCTGCACAATGTTTAAGGTCCTTGGCACTTCATCTAATCCAAGAGTTGGACTTGGATGCAACCAATCATCCAAGTTCCCATTATCCATGAATTCGTAAACCAAAGCTTTGAAATCATTACCGCGATAATCAACTCCTGAACAAGCAGTAAGTACCTTCACAAGATTTCGATGTCTGACGTTCCTTAACACCTCGCATTCAGCTAGAAAACTCTTTGAAGCTCCTCGACGCATAAGGTTAAGCACTTTCACTGCAATAACCATTCCATCCTGTTCAAGGATCCCTTTGTATACAGTCCCAAAGCCACCTGAACCAATTAAATTATCTGAAGAAAATCCATTTGTAGCCTTAAGGAGATTCTGATAAGACAACCGCAATAGAGCATTCTCAAAAGAACTCGATGTGGATTCTCGTTTGCTCTTTCGTAACCGCCAAATAGATAAACAAGTAAGCACCAGCGCTGCAGCTACTGCGGCGGAAACTAAATAGATTACTCTCTCCAACTTTACTCTATGTCTCCTTTTCGGTTGTTCAGACTAGGACTCAGGTAGGCCAAACTCACGAATGCCACCGCatagatttttatttccttCTATTGATGTTGCACTTGCAATCTTGAAAATGCCTTCTATGGGTACCGTACCTTCACAACCATCATAAGATATATTGTTGTTAGAATGGTtccaaatttagtttaaataaatctattaaattGAATTGTGTAAAGAAGAATTTTGAATCTTGCCTGACAAATTGTTGTGAGAAAGATTCAATTGTTGAATGCTTCCCAATGAACTTAAAGTTGAAGGAATAGACCCTTGAAACAAATTGTGACTCATGTCTAACTGTTCGAGACTTTCACAACTGCCAAGACCACTGGGGATCTCACCTGATAACATGTTGTATTCAAGGGCTAGCGAACCTAGCTGTTTCAAGTTTCCCACTTCATTGGGAAGGGAACCATACAAACGATTGTTTGATAAATCAAGAGATACTGATAAAGAGGAAAGTTCAAAAAGTCTCCGAGGTATGAGACCAGTAAGATTGTTATTGGAAAGATCTAATATTAGCAAAGATTTGCAATTCGCAAGACTTGAAGGGATCATGCCTTGaagattattataatataaaagaatatgaatcAAATTTATCAAGTTTCCAAGAGAGGATGGAATACTTCCCGAAAAATTGTTATCGTGCATATAAAGTTCTCGTAGATTCTTAAGCTTTCCAATGCTGGAAGGAATTGTACCTGACAGTTTGTTACTTGATACAGACAAAATAGTCAAGTTAACAAGAAACTCTATTCCAGCTGGTAAGTTTCCATGTATTTGATTATCATTTAGGGCAAGTAGCTCGAGCTTCTTCGAGAAGTTGCTAAGGTGTTCAGGCAGCTTCCCTCCAAAGTTATTGTCGTTTATGTTTAATAGTCTTAAAGCAGTAGC
The nucleotide sequence above comes from Ricinus communis isolate WT05 ecotype wild-type chromosome 6, ASM1957865v1, whole genome shotgun sequence. Encoded proteins:
- the LOC8288663 gene encoding probable LRR receptor-like serine/threonine-protein kinase At3g47570 isoform X2, with product MVIAVKVLNLMRRGASKSFLAECEVLRNVRHRNLVKVLTACSGVDYRGNDFKALVYEFMDNGNLDDWLHPSPTLGLDEVPRTLNIVQRLNIAIDVACALEYLHCHSGTTIVHCDPKPSNLLLDKEMSGHVSDFGLVKFLQDGNIDFCTNQSNSVGARGTIGYCPPEYGLGSNISTSGDIFSFGILLLEMFTGKRPTHDMFTEGLSLHNFVKGALPEQVTKIIDPCMLRVQLSEDATSNHQRDMRNRRKDKLIECLTPIFEIGISCSAESPQERMNISDVLAQLSSVRNRFLGTRLPRQREDSRTLQSGAQD
- the LOC8288663 gene encoding probable LRR receptor-like serine/threonine-protein kinase At3g47570 isoform X3, whose translation is MVIAVKVLNLMRRGASKSFLAECEVLRNVRHRNLVKVLTACSGVDYRGNDFKALVYEFMDNGNLDDWLHPSPTLGLDEVPRTLNIVQRLNIAIDVACALEYLHCHSGTTIVHCDPKPSNLLLDKEMSGHVSDFGLVKFLQDGNIDFCTNQSNSVGARGTIGYCPPEYGLGSNISTSGDIFSFGILLLEMFTGKRPTHDMFTEGLSLHNFVKGALPEQVTKIIDPCMLRVQLSEDATSNHQRDMRNRRKDKLIECLTPIFEIGISCSAESPQERMNISDVLAQLSSVRNRFLGTRLPRQREDSRTLQ